The proteins below come from a single Rosa rugosa chromosome 2, drRosRugo1.1, whole genome shotgun sequence genomic window:
- the LOC133732353 gene encoding transcription factor LHW: MGVLLKEALKRLCSANQWAYAVFWKIGCQNPNLLIWEESHYEPSLSSRHTSIAGTESGDSPFGEWEGCWVSSKVCSSSHGIQPEERVSALLNKMLMDKPFTIVGDGIVGRAAFTGHHQWILSSNYSKYAHPPEVLNEMHHQFSAGMQTVAVIPVLPHGVVQLGSSLAIMENIGFINDVKSLILQLGCVPGALLSENYETKSSDEKVGVPYTIGMLTTVHPGGHTTSSTHTTSSNNHQNHPSQASRLVGQPSHSLYEEIQNISQATASTFQTPNLTQILPKIHDDRRQPVMKPKFPLGGQLRDGVGVAEVISSNSDAWLNHLAPSNLRCGLKYPCGSVQSAASQGSLELMEHQILSGGSMRPTFSSKISASNGFMTEPRTGGILTLDQRKSLITTPALLGGSQTHGGSSTHSRPTSATCSHIETHGAADINLSGTYLSGVEFQKADSFKTDRISLSSLADQSASQDILSKGSDQRQFSTEVKLTQSDLPPVEQRTDNKLFQALNIPLTHPCEHISSSDHIPQIHDGLDKICTPGSVNATNDDMCTQTGDDLFDVLGVDFKNKLLNGNWNSLLADEPGSNKRDLAETTLAFTNVKDLVSDYYSASEGISNSSIFSGADADHLLDAVVSKAHSTIKQSSDDNVSCKTTLTKISTSSVPSGSLTYGQVSVSNQVPGETFDLPKDLGKAGLVEISSFLSGCSRDDAGNCSQTTSIYGSEVSSWVEQGNNSKHESSVSTAYSKKPDLMGKSNRKRLKPGENPRPRPKDRQMIQDRVKELREIVPNGAKCSIDALLERTIKHMLFLQSVTKHADKLKQTGRAKIIGKEGGLHLKDNYDGRATWAFDVGSQSMVCPIIVEDLDSPRQMLVEMLCEEQGFFLEIADIIRGLGLTILKGVMETRNDKIWARFAVEANRDVTRMEIFMSLVHLLEQTVKGTAPSVNAIKNNSMVHHSFAQAAPIPATGRPSGFQ; the protein is encoded by the exons TTTGTTAATTTGGGAAGAATCTCATTATGAACCATCACTATCGTCTCGACATACAAGCATTGCTGGAACTGAAAGTGGTGATTCACCATTTGGAGAGTGGGAAGGATGTTGGGTTTCCTCTAAAGTGTGTTCATCTTCTCATGGCATTCAACCAGAGGAAAGAGTCTCTGCACTTCTTAACAAAATGTTGATGGATAAACCATTTACTATAGTGGGCGACGG GATCGTTGGACGAGCTGCATTTACTGGACATCATCAATGGATTCTTTCAAGCAATTACTCTAAATATGCCCATCCACCAGAG GTTCTAAATGAGATGCACCACCAATTTTCAGCTGGAATGCAG ACAGTTGCAGTTATTCCTGTTCTCCCTCACGGCGTTGTTCAGCTTGGTTCTAGTTTGGCT ATTATGGAGAATATAGGATTCATTAATGACGTCAAGAGTTTGATCCTGCAACTTGGATGTGTTCCTGGTGCTCTTTTATCTGAAAATTATGAGACAAAAAGTTCAGATGAGAAAGTTGGGGTACCTTATACTATTGGAATGCTGACAACTGTTCATCCAGGTGGACATACAACAAGTTCTACTCATACGACAAGTAGcaacaatcatcaaaaccacCCATCTCAGGCTTCCAGGCTTGTTGGTCAACCTTCTCATTCTCTTTATGAAGAGATTCAGAATATTTCTCAAGCTACTGCTTCAACATTTCAAACTCCTAACCTTACCCAAATTCTGCCTAAAATTCATGATGACCGTCGACAACCAGTGATGAAGCCAAAGTTTCCTCTTGGAGGCCAACTAAGGGATGGAGTTGGGGTAGCTGAAGTGATCTCCTCCAATTCTGATGCATGGTTGAACCACCTTGCTCCTTCTAATTTGAGGTGTGGACTGAAGTACCCATGTGGTTCTGTTCAATCAGCTGCAAGTCAGGGAAGCTTAGAGTTGATGGAACATCAGATCTTGTCTGGTGGTAGCATGAGGCCTACTTTTAGTAGCAAAATTAGTGCATCAAACGGTTTCATGACTGAGCCTAGAACAGGTGGAATTCTAACCCTTGATCAGAGAAAAAGTTTGATAACCACTCCAGCATTGCTTGGGGGAAGTCAAACACATGGTGGATCGAGTACTCATTCGAGGCCAACTTCAGCTACTTGTTCTCATATAGAGACACATGGGGCAGCTGACATTAATCTCTCTGGAACATATCTGTCTGGGGTTGAATTTCAAAAGGCTGATTCATTCAAAACAGACAGGATTTCTTTATCTAGTTTGGCAGATCAATCAGCTTCTCAGGATATACTTTCAAAAGGCTCTGACCAGAGGCAGTTTTCCACGGAAGTGAAGCTTACTCAGAGTGATTTGCCTCCAGTGGAGCAAAGGACAGATAATAAATTGTTTCAAGCCCTTAACATCCCATTGACTCATCCATGTGAACATATATCTTCGAGTGATCACATACCTCAGATTCATGATGGTCTTGATAAAATTTGTACCCCAGGATCTGTAAATGctacaaatgatgatatgtgtaCTCAAACAGGGGATGACTTGTTTGATGTTTTGGGTGTGGATTTCAAAAATAAGTTGCTTAATGGTAATTGGAATAGTTTGCTGGCTGATGAACCAGGTTCAAACAAAAGAGATCTTGCTGAGACTACTTTGGCATTCACAAATGTGAAGGATCTGGTTTCTGATTATTATTCAGCAAGTGAAGGCATATCAAACAGTAGTATCTTCTCTGGGGCAGATGCTGACCATCTTTTAGATGCTGTGGTCTCGAAGGCGCACTCTACTATCAAGCAGAGCTCTGATGATAATGTGTCTTGTAAAACAACATTGACAAAAATCAGTACCTCTTCTGTCCCTAGTGGTTCTCTCACTTATGGACAGGTTAGCGTGTCTAATCAAGTGCCGGGGGAGACATTTGACCTTCCTAAGGATCTTGGAAAAGCAGGCTTAGTAGAAATCAGTTCTTTCCTATCTGGGTGTAGCAGGGATGATGCAGGAAACTGTTCCCAGACTACCTCCATATATGGATCTGAAGTTAGTTCTTGGGTTGAACAGGGAAATAATTCAAAGCATGAGAGTAGTGTTTCAACTGCATATTCTAAGAAGCCTGATCTAATGGGGAAATCAAATCGCAAAAGGCTGAAACCTGGCGAGAATCCTAGACCAAGACCTAAAGATCGCCAGATGATCCAAGATCGTGTGAAGGAGTTGCGTGAAATTGTGCCAAATGGAGCAAAA TGTAGCATAGATGCACTGCTTGAACGTACCATCAAGCATATGCTTTTCTTGCAAAGTGTCACTAAGCATGCTGACAAGCTAAAACAAACAGGAAGAGCCAAG ATTATTGGCAAAGAAGGTGGACTGCATCTAAAAGATAACTATGATGGAAGGGCAACATGGGCTTTTGATGTTGGGTCACAATCTATGGTCTGCCCCATCATAGTTGAGGATCTAGATTCACCTCGCCAGATGCTTGTGGAG ATGCTTTGTGAAGAACAGGGTTTCTTTTTAGAAATTGCTGATATAATTAGAGGTTTGGGTTTGACCATCTTGAAAGGGGTGATGGAAACTCGGAATGATAAGATATGGGCACGCTTTGCTGTAGAG GCAAATAGGGATGTAACAAGGATGGAAATATTTATGTCCCTTGTTCACCTTTTGGAGCAAACTGTAAAAGGCACAGCGCCATCAGTCAATGCTATCAAGAACAACAGTATGGTCCACCATTCTTTCGCCCAAGCAGCCCCAATACCTGCAACTGGTAGGCCCAGTGGTTTTCAGTGA
- the LOC133733936 gene encoding aluminum-activated malate transporter 2-like, with the protein MGSASNEKIGVLLASLPARLTGKVCEIANRTKKLGQDDPRRITHSLKVGFALTLVSLFYYYQPLYNSFGASAMWAVVTVIVVFEFSVGATLGKGLNRGLATLVAGALGIGAHHLASLSGHIGEPILLGIFVFLQAATSTFIRFFPKIKARYDYGLLIFILTFSLISVSGFRDDEVLDLAHKRISTIFIGGFACVIVSILVFPVWAGEDLHNLIAANIEKLGNFLEGFGGEYFKTLEDIAESKDDKTFLLGYKSVLNSKSSEESLANFARWEPGHGRFSFRHPWTQYLKVGALIQQCSYRIEALHGRLITADVQVSPEIRNRIEESCTKLSLESGKALKALASDFRTMTKSPSADPHIANAKAAAKSLKSLLKSGLREDIDLLEVVPAATVASLLLDVVNCTEKIVESVYELGSLANFETVEATVSPEKSHELGKICSDKKSPMMDCPHVVIKITESPPVLPVNIGKTSQQALEV; encoded by the exons ATGGGGTCTGCAAGTAATGAGAAAATAGGGGTACTATTAGCTAGTTTACCTGCAAGGTTGACTGGCAAGGTCTGTGAGATTGCAAATAGAACCAAAAAGCTTGGGCAAGATGACCCTAGAAGAATTACTCATTCCCTTAAAGTAGGATTTGCACTCACCTTGGTCTCATTATTCTACTACTATCAACCACTTTACAACAGTTTTGGTGCTTCTGCAATGTGGGCTGTTGTGACCGTCATCGTCGTCTTCGAATTCTCAGTTG GAGCTACACTTGGAAAAGGTTTAAATAGAGGATTGGCAACCCTAGTAGCCGGTGCTCTAGGTATTGGAGCTCATCACCTGGCTAGCTTATCTGGGCACATTGGTGAACCCATACTACTAGGCATCTTTGTCTTCCTACAAG CTGCTACATCAACGTTCATACGGTTCTTCCCGAAAATTAAGGCACGATATGACTACGGGttgttgatttttatattgACATTCTCTTTGATATCGGTATCGGGTTTCCGGGATGATGAGGTGTTGGATTTGGCTCATAAAAGGATATCCACCATCTTCATTGGTGGCTTTGCATGTGTTATTGTATCCATACTGGTTTTTCCTGTCTGGGCTGGTGAAGATCTTCATAACCTCATAGCTGCCAACATTGAAAAGCTAGGAAATTTCTTGGAAG GATTTGGGGGTGAATACTTCAAAACGTTGGAGGATATTGCAGAGTCTAAAGATGACAAGACATTTCTTCTAGGATATAAAAGTGTTCTCAATTCTAAAAGTAGCGAAGAATCCTTG GCTAACTTTGCAAGATGGGAGCCAGGTCATGGTAGGTTCAGTTTTCGTCATCCATGGACGCAATACCTTAAAGTCGGAGCTTTAATTCAGCAATGCTCCTACCGGATTGAAGCACTTCATGGCCGCCTAATAACCGCTGACGTTCAA GTATCGCCAGAAATTCGTAACAGAATTGAAGAATCATGCACAAAATTGAGCTTGGAATCTGGCAAAGCACTCAAGGCACTAGCATCAGATTTCAGGACAATGACCAAATCACCCTCTGCTGATCCCCACATTGCTAATGCAAAGGCTGCAGCGAAGTCCCTCAAGTCCTTACTTAAATCTGGCTTGCGGGAAGACATTGATCTTTTAGAAGTGGTACCAGCAGCAACAGTAGCCTCACTACTACTTGATGTTGTCAACTGCACTGAGAAAATTGTCGAGTCTGTTTATGAACTTGGGTCTCTTGCAAATTTTGAGACTGTTGAAGCCACTGTGTCACCGGAAAAATCACACGAGTTGGGAAAAATTTGTAGTGATAAAAAAAGTCCGATGATGGACTGTCCCCATGTTGTTATCAAAATTACGGAGTCACCCCCAGTTTTGCCAGTAAATATTGGTAAAACGAGTCAACAGGCCCTTGAAGTGTAA